The following proteins are encoded in a genomic region of Bosea beijingensis:
- a CDS encoding CobW family GTP-binding protein, whose product MSGDPARPLPVPLTLLTGFLGAGKTTLLNRLLKDPALAGTLVLVNEFGEIGLDHLMIEGVEENMILLESGCLCCTIRDDLIVTLEDLLRGRDNGRIAPFSRLVIETTGLADPAPILNVLINHPYLAMRFPLDGVVTLVDAVNGMATLDAHEEARRQVVAADRLVLTKTDLAAPEAIAALHERLGNLNPGIAILAPNAPANDLIGAGLYDLAKQPQALRHWLAEDALPGHHHHDHDHHHGHDHTHGQDPHDVNRHDASIRAFVLTAEQPVARTTFDLFWSLLRSIHGPRLLRLKGLVDIAGEPGRPLLVHAVQQILHPPIQLDAWPDADHRSRLVLIVRDIEQDTVRKLWSAFLGQMSEQPQPA is encoded by the coding sequence ATGTCTGGCGACCCTGCCCGCCCCCTCCCCGTGCCACTCACGCTGCTGACCGGCTTCCTCGGCGCCGGCAAGACCACCTTGCTGAACCGCCTGCTGAAGGACCCCGCGCTGGCCGGCACGCTCGTCCTCGTCAACGAGTTCGGCGAGATCGGCCTCGACCACCTGATGATCGAAGGGGTCGAGGAGAACATGATCCTCCTCGAATCCGGCTGCCTCTGCTGCACCATCCGCGACGACCTCATCGTCACGCTGGAGGACCTGCTGCGCGGCCGCGACAATGGCCGCATTGCTCCCTTCTCGCGCCTCGTCATCGAGACGACCGGCCTTGCCGACCCCGCGCCGATCCTGAACGTCCTGATCAACCACCCCTATCTCGCGATGCGCTTCCCGCTCGATGGCGTCGTCACGCTGGTCGACGCCGTCAACGGCATGGCGACGCTCGATGCCCATGAGGAAGCGCGCCGGCAGGTTGTCGCCGCCGACCGGCTGGTGCTGACGAAAACCGACCTCGCCGCCCCGGAAGCCATCGCCGCCCTGCACGAACGGCTCGGCAATCTCAATCCCGGCATCGCCATCCTCGCGCCAAACGCACCCGCCAACGACCTGATCGGCGCCGGCCTCTACGATCTCGCGAAGCAGCCACAGGCGCTACGCCACTGGCTGGCCGAGGACGCGCTGCCCGGGCACCACCACCATGATCACGACCACCACCACGGACACGACCATACCCATGGCCAGGACCCGCATGACGTCAACCGCCACGACGCCTCGATACGCGCCTTCGTCCTGACCGCGGAGCAGCCGGTCGCCCGCACCACCTTCGACCTGTTCTGGTCCCTGCTGCGCTCGATCCATGGTCCACGCCTGCTGCGGCTCAAGGGGCTGGTGGACATCGCCGGCGAGCCCGGCCGGCCGCTGCTGGTCCATGCCGTCCAGCAGATCCTGCACCCGCCGATCCAGCTCGACGCCTGGCCGGATGCGGACCACCGCTCCCGCCTCGTCCTGATCGTGAGGGATATCGAGCAGGACACGGTGCGCAAGCTCTGGTCCGCCTTCCTTGGTCAGATGTCTGAGCAGCCGCAGCCCGCCTGA
- a CDS encoding serine hydrolase has translation MIASRLAAALVLGAVLSGPAYAGTSLVVDASSGAVLSSENANQAWRPASTTKMMTIYLALKAVREGRLGLETAIPVSKLAASQPRVKVYAKPGSEITLDNALRIMMVKSANDIAYVVAEGVGGDVPSFVAMMNAEAQRLGMRDTRFVNPNGWDHPDQQTSARDLAVLAMALMRDFSQYSDYWGTSAVQLGKQIMPNTNGLVGRYSGIGGMKTGFTCASGFNVVATASRGGRTLIAVVLGSTSGTDRTVKAAQLLDEGFAAWGGTGYNVASMPPSGTRAPNICDEVRNRGGGVALADDADISGPIAAGMSTGDANSPDGGRFAIFNAQSAPQASGSVATRSPRGRIVLGPRAETVPVQVSFGRSPGSASAPLAANATTQPSSRVARGTPTIEPEAPVAAGLVVPPARRTASSNGAIPRGTTAFAPASAPVQPSTDAFEGGPLRLQGSVQPGAANAASLRPGAAAGIKPAARNAQPDKAQAAKTQPAKTQPLKTPPARTVPAKPKPSQAAVKPPAGKPAAGAKAKPANDA, from the coding sequence ATGATCGCTTCCCGCCTCGCAGCCGCCCTTGTTCTCGGTGCCGTCCTGTCGGGGCCGGCCTATGCCGGCACCAGCCTCGTCGTCGATGCCTCCAGCGGCGCCGTGCTGTCGAGCGAGAACGCGAACCAGGCCTGGCGCCCGGCCTCGACCACCAAGATGATGACGATCTATCTCGCGCTGAAGGCGGTGCGGGAGGGGCGTCTCGGCCTGGAGACGGCGATCCCGGTCTCGAAGCTCGCCGCCAGCCAGCCGCGCGTGAAGGTTTATGCCAAGCCGGGGTCGGAGATCACGCTCGACAACGCGCTGCGCATCATGATGGTGAAATCGGCCAACGACATCGCCTATGTCGTGGCCGAAGGCGTCGGCGGCGACGTCCCGAGCTTCGTCGCCATGATGAACGCGGAGGCGCAGCGCCTCGGCATGCGCGACACCCGCTTCGTCAATCCCAATGGCTGGGACCATCCCGACCAGCAGACCAGTGCCCGCGACCTCGCCGTGCTCGCCATGGCGCTGATGCGTGATTTCTCGCAGTATTCCGATTACTGGGGCACCTCGGCCGTGCAGCTCGGCAAGCAGATCATGCCCAACACCAACGGGCTGGTCGGGCGCTATTCCGGCATCGGTGGCATGAAGACCGGCTTCACCTGCGCCTCCGGCTTCAATGTCGTCGCGACGGCGAGCCGCGGCGGACGCACGCTGATCGCCGTCGTGCTTGGCTCGACCTCGGGCACCGACCGCACCGTGAAGGCGGCCCAGCTCCTCGACGAAGGCTTCGCCGCCTGGGGCGGCACCGGCTACAACGTCGCCTCGATGCCGCCCAGCGGCACCCGCGCGCCCAATATCTGCGACGAAGTCCGCAATCGCGGCGGCGGCGTCGCTCTCGCCGATGATGCCGACATCTCGGGCCCGATCGCGGCCGGCATGTCCACCGGCGACGCCAATTCCCCCGATGGCGGGCGCTTCGCCATCTTCAACGCCCAGTCGGCCCCGCAGGCGTCCGGCTCGGTCGCGACCCGCTCACCGCGTGGACGCATCGTGCTCGGCCCCCGTGCCGAGACCGTCCCGGTACAGGTCTCCTTTGGCCGCAGCCCCGGCTCGGCCTCCGCCCCGCTCGCGGCCAACGCGACGACTCAGCCGAGCTCGCGCGTCGCGCGCGGCACGCCGACCATCGAGCCGGAGGCCCCCGTCGCTGCCGGCCTCGTCGTGCCGCCGGCCCGCCGCACCGCCTCGAGCAATGGCGCGATCCCGCGCGGCACCACTGCCTTCGCCCCTGCGAGCGCGCCAGTGCAACCTTCGACCGATGCCTTCGAGGGCGGCCCGCTGCGTCTGCAAGGCTCCGTGCAGCCCGGCGCCGCCAATGCAGCTAGCCTGCGCCCCGGCGCAGCCGCGGGCATCAAGCCGGCTGCGCGCAATGCCCAGCCCGACAAGGCACAGGCCGCCAAGACCCAGCCGGCAAAGACACAGCCGCTCAAGACCCCGCCGGCCCGGACCGTTCCGGCTAAGCCGAAGCCCTCCCAGGCCGCCGTGAAGCCGCCGGCCGGAAAGCCCGCGGCCGGAGCCAAGGCCAAGCCCGCCAACGACGCCTGA
- a CDS encoding DMT family transporter yields MAFGLLWIPATIAASLLQTARNLAQRSLTETIGVVGATQVRFLFGLPFAMLFLALACLGLQRLPPAIGMASLGYTLWGALTQIAATALMLAAMRERSFAVTTAYTKTEPVQVALFGALLLGDALTPMKFLAIAIATAGVIVVSWKPGEKLTRAGLRPAVLGIVSGAFFALSAIGFRGGIQALPEGEFLIRASTILVLGLGLQTLLLVIYMLIADRQALILSLKSWRRSLSAGFLGAAASQFWFIGFSLTTAANVRTLALIEVPLAQIASRKLFAEGTSRREMLGMAMIVGGVGLLLSLALR; encoded by the coding sequence GTGGCTTTCGGCCTTCTCTGGATACCGGCGACCATCGCCGCCTCGCTCCTGCAGACCGCACGCAACCTGGCGCAGCGATCGCTCACCGAGACTATCGGTGTGGTCGGCGCCACGCAGGTACGCTTTCTGTTCGGCCTGCCCTTCGCCATGCTGTTCCTGGCGCTGGCCTGCCTCGGGCTGCAACGCCTGCCGCCGGCGATCGGCATGGCTTCGCTCGGCTACACGCTCTGGGGCGCATTGACGCAGATCGCAGCCACCGCCCTGATGCTGGCGGCGATGCGCGAGCGTTCCTTCGCGGTGACCACCGCCTATACCAAGACCGAGCCGGTGCAGGTCGCGCTGTTCGGCGCCCTGCTGCTCGGCGATGCGCTGACGCCGATGAAGTTCCTGGCGATCGCCATCGCGACGGCGGGCGTGATCGTCGTCTCTTGGAAGCCCGGCGAGAAACTGACCCGCGCCGGCCTGCGCCCAGCCGTGCTCGGCATCGTTTCCGGCGCCTTCTTCGCGCTCTCGGCGATCGGCTTCCGTGGCGGCATCCAGGCGCTGCCGGAGGGCGAGTTCCTGATCCGCGCCTCGACCATCCTCGTGCTCGGTCTCGGGCTCCAGACCCTGCTGCTGGTGATCTATATGCTCATTGCCGACCGGCAGGCGCTGATCCTCAGCCTGAAGAGCTGGCGCCGCTCGCTCTCGGCGGGCTTCCTCGGCGCCGCCGCCTCGCAGTTCTGGTTCATCGGCTTTTCGCTCACCACCGCCGCCAATGTCCGCACGCTGGCGCTGATCGAGGTGCCATTGGCGCAGATCGCCTCGCGCAAGTTGTTCGCGGAGGGGACGAGCCGGCGCGAGATGCTGGGCATGGCGATGATCGTCGGCGGGGTCGGGCTGCTGCTCTCGCTGGCGTTGCGATGA
- a CDS encoding AMP-binding protein produces the protein MLPDLTDYAALREGFRWRIPNRYNIAVDVCDRWATIEPGRPAIIEVSQDWQVTPVSFGWLREHSNRLANALRARGVGRGDRIAILLPQGRAVLTAHLAAYKLGAIAVPLAALFGVDALAYRLTDSAAKVVVTNAAGLAKLGEITQPLPELALRISTDGADGAAECWDTLLAGGNPDFTPVDTTPDDPALMIYTSGTTGNPKGALHGHRVLPGHLPGVQMPHEFMPRPGDLAWTPADWAWAGGLLNMLLPALHFGVAVVARPVTRFEPEEAYRLIQDLGIRNAFVPPTALRMMRGAGSPQGRWKLNLRTVAAAGEALGAETLEWGREALGLTINEAYGQTECNLVLASSAALGVSRPGAIGKAVPGHEVAIIRPNGTTCAPGEEGQIAVRRPDPVMFLEYWRNPEATAAKFVGDWMTTGDEGVEDEDGYVRFIGRDDDVITSSGYRIGPGEIEDCLLRHPAVALAAAVGKPDPLRTEIVKAFVVLKPGYDGSHNLVAELQGFVRARLSAHEYPREIAFRDELPLTTTGKIIRRLLRAEA, from the coding sequence ATCCTGCCAGACCTGACCGATTACGCCGCGTTGCGCGAGGGCTTTCGCTGGCGCATTCCTAATCGCTACAACATCGCCGTCGACGTCTGCGATCGCTGGGCCACGATCGAGCCTGGCCGTCCGGCGATCATCGAGGTCTCGCAGGACTGGCAGGTGACGCCCGTCAGCTTCGGCTGGTTGCGCGAGCATTCGAACCGGCTTGCCAATGCGCTGCGGGCGCGCGGCGTCGGCCGGGGCGACCGCATCGCCATCCTGCTGCCGCAGGGGCGGGCGGTGCTGACGGCGCATCTCGCCGCCTACAAGCTTGGCGCCATCGCGGTGCCGCTGGCTGCCCTGTTCGGCGTCGATGCCCTGGCTTATCGATTGACCGACTCCGCTGCGAAGGTCGTGGTGACCAATGCCGCCGGTCTCGCGAAGCTTGGTGAGATCACGCAGCCGCTGCCGGAGCTGGCCCTGCGCATTTCCACCGACGGCGCCGATGGCGCGGCAGAGTGTTGGGACACACTGCTGGCGGGTGGCAACCCGGATTTCACCCCGGTCGATACCACGCCGGACGATCCGGCATTGATGATCTACACCTCGGGCACCACGGGCAATCCGAAGGGCGCTCTGCACGGCCATCGCGTGCTGCCCGGTCATCTGCCGGGCGTGCAGATGCCGCATGAGTTCATGCCGCGGCCGGGCGATCTCGCCTGGACGCCTGCCGACTGGGCCTGGGCTGGCGGGCTGCTCAACATGCTGTTGCCGGCGCTGCATTTCGGCGTCGCAGTGGTGGCGCGGCCGGTGACGCGGTTCGAGCCGGAGGAGGCCTACCGGCTGATCCAGGATCTTGGCATCCGCAATGCCTTCGTGCCGCCGACCGCACTCCGGATGATGCGCGGCGCCGGCAGCCCGCAAGGGCGCTGGAAGCTGAATTTGCGTACGGTCGCTGCGGCTGGCGAGGCGCTCGGCGCCGAGACGCTGGAATGGGGGCGCGAGGCTCTCGGGCTGACCATTAACGAGGCCTACGGCCAGACGGAGTGCAATCTCGTGCTGGCGTCGAGCGCGGCGCTCGGCGTCAGCCGTCCCGGCGCGATCGGCAAGGCGGTGCCGGGCCATGAGGTCGCGATCATCCGACCGAACGGCACGACCTGCGCGCCCGGCGAGGAGGGACAGATCGCCGTGCGCCGGCCCGATCCGGTGATGTTCCTGGAATATTGGCGCAACCCGGAAGCGACGGCGGCGAAATTCGTCGGCGACTGGATGACGACCGGCGACGAGGGCGTCGAGGATGAGGACGGCTATGTCCGCTTCATCGGCCGCGACGACGACGTGATCACCTCATCGGGCTATCGCATCGGGCCCGGCGAGATCGAGGATTGCCTGCTGCGCCATCCGGCGGTGGCGCTGGCCGCTGCCGTCGGCAAGCCCGATCCGCTGCGCACCGAGATCGTTAAGGCCTTCGTCGTGCTGAAGCCCGGGTATGACGGTTCGCATAACCTGGTTGCGGAGCTTCAGGGCTTCGTGCGGGCGCGGCTGTCCGCCCATGAGTATCCGCGCGAGATCGCCTTCCGGGACGAGCTGCCTCTGACGACGACCGGCAAGATCATCCGTCGATTGCTGCGGGCCGAGGCCTGA
- a CDS encoding DMT family transporter: protein MDLGRSDRDRTDARQGLFLALASAAAFGTNIVSAQIAGQAGLSGPLLVFYRVLLMLVLVGGAAFFWRASIALKRSERQPVLLFGLATALVGIGYLSSVAFVPVSVAAVVFYTFPVLIVLAEPLLTPAPFRIDRLAVALAAFLGIALVVGPDLHGLDPRGLALAMLASVSAAAQFFAAARCAETPTLPKLFWSHVVILPVTALVLLVTGGFLPPQTFMLAPIAVAITYGGYVVGFLFQILALARIAPGPAGLAFCAEPVFAVIIAAFVLAERLGPLQYAGCALVIAAIATNVILEQTRRGTVPA, encoded by the coding sequence TTGGATCTGGGGCGCTCTGACCGCGACCGAACCGACGCACGCCAGGGCCTGTTCCTGGCGCTGGCTTCGGCCGCCGCTTTCGGCACCAATATCGTCAGCGCCCAGATCGCCGGACAGGCAGGCCTCAGCGGGCCACTCCTCGTCTTCTACCGCGTCCTTCTGATGCTCGTCCTCGTCGGCGGCGCCGCGTTCTTCTGGCGCGCCTCGATTGCGCTGAAGCGCAGCGAGCGACAGCCGGTCCTGCTCTTCGGCCTGGCGACAGCGCTGGTCGGCATCGGCTATCTCTCCTCGGTTGCCTTCGTTCCGGTCTCTGTCGCGGCGGTGGTGTTCTATACCTTCCCGGTCCTGATCGTGCTGGCCGAGCCCTTGCTGACCCCGGCCCCCTTCCGGATCGACCGGCTGGCGGTCGCGCTCGCTGCTTTCCTCGGCATCGCCCTCGTCGTCGGGCCTGACCTGCACGGGCTTGATCCGCGCGGCCTCGCCCTCGCCATGCTCGCGAGCGTCAGTGCGGCCGCGCAGTTCTTCGCAGCCGCCCGCTGCGCCGAGACGCCGACCTTGCCCAAGCTGTTCTGGTCGCATGTCGTCATCCTGCCTGTGACGGCGCTGGTGCTGCTCGTCACCGGCGGCTTCCTCCCGCCGCAGACCTTCATGCTGGCCCCCATCGCGGTCGCCATCACCTATGGCGGCTATGTCGTCGGCTTCCTCTTCCAGATCCTGGCGCTGGCCCGCATCGCGCCCGGCCCCGCCGGCCTCGCCTTCTGCGCCGAGCCGGTCTTCGCCGTCATCATCGCCGCCTTCGTTCTCGCCGAGCGTCTCGGCCCTCTGCAATATGCCGGCTGCGCTCTTGTCATCGCCGCCATCGCCACTAATGTAATATTAGAACAAACGAGGCGGGGCACCGTGCCTGCCTAG
- a CDS encoding GNAT family N-acetyltransferase, which yields MSTITALAATDGIAAANRPPIPLPPPNSTIHSELRSLGACDTIRPEWSDLADRALEANPCLEPGFALAAAQHLVSFRDTQLMLLWQGDPASERRRLVGLVPCRTRRHLLAPDTLEGFADPRLLNGTPLLDRTFAVPALAAFLRGWRARSHGAEAFSLSGIDLTGAFATTLARVADGHGVALGWQPLVGRRLELPPTARIAASEETLRDKGRLILAEAMNRADRRDAVEILLALEATGSRGRAGKATLQNTREVGFLRSMSRDLGRQKLCRIAVLVLDDRPIAAALTLGKGSSCWLYHGVGDEAYAALEPLPMLLAMMRKAQPSRQILLPGGLPLFGARDQAFGTISLTRRPQQRMHRPADLAIRMRERLARALFRPRPAAIDG from the coding sequence ATGAGCACGATCACGGCTCTTGCGGCGACCGACGGCATCGCGGCGGCGAACCGGCCACCGATCCCGCTTCCCCCTCCGAACTCGACCATCCATAGCGAGCTGCGCTCGCTCGGCGCCTGCGACACCATCCGTCCGGAATGGAGCGATCTCGCCGACCGCGCGCTGGAAGCCAATCCTTGCCTCGAGCCGGGCTTCGCGCTCGCCGCCGCGCAGCATCTCGTCTCCTTCCGCGATACCCAGCTCATGCTGCTCTGGCAGGGCGACCCGGCCTCGGAGCGACGCCGCCTCGTAGGGCTCGTTCCCTGCCGGACGCGCCGCCATCTCCTCGCCCCCGACACGCTGGAGGGCTTTGCCGATCCGCGCCTGCTGAACGGCACGCCGCTGCTCGACCGCACCTTCGCCGTCCCCGCGCTCGCCGCCTTCCTGCGTGGCTGGCGCGCGCGCAGCCATGGCGCCGAAGCGTTCTCCCTGTCAGGGATCGACCTGACCGGCGCTTTTGCCACCACGCTCGCCCGCGTCGCCGACGGCCATGGCGTGGCCCTGGGCTGGCAGCCCCTCGTCGGGCGCCGGCTCGAACTGCCTCCGACCGCGCGGATCGCCGCCTCGGAGGAGACCTTGCGGGACAAGGGCCGCCTGATCCTCGCCGAGGCCATGAACCGGGCGGACCGGCGCGATGCCGTCGAGATCCTGCTCGCGCTCGAAGCTACCGGCTCGCGCGGCCGGGCCGGCAAGGCGACCTTGCAGAACACGCGCGAGGTCGGCTTCCTGCGCAGCATGAGCCGCGATCTCGGCCGGCAGAAGCTCTGCCGCATCGCCGTGCTGGTGCTCGACGACCGGCCGATCGCAGCCGCGCTCACCCTTGGAAAAGGTAGCTCCTGCTGGCTCTATCACGGTGTCGGCGACGAGGCCTATGCGGCGCTGGAGCCTCTGCCGATGCTGCTTGCGATGATGCGCAAGGCACAGCCCTCCCGGCAGATCCTGTTGCCCGGCGGCCTGCCGCTGTTCGGCGCCCGCGACCAAGCCTTCGGCACGATCAGCCTGACCCGGCGCCCGCAGCAGCGCATGCACCGGCCGGCCGACCTGGCGATACGCATGCGCGAACGTCTCGCGCGCGCGCTGTTCAGGCCTCGGCCCGCAGCAATCGACGGATGA
- a CDS encoding ABC transporter substrate-binding protein, with the protein MPIASPSRSSMPSRRGFGQLAAGAALACFAGGGTAHAEGNTAIRFALDRRFDALTAPFLAAQDKGYFGAEGLDVVIEPGNGARAMLQRMAAGVQDAGFGDINALIRFRDENPGADLKAVMIVHDRPGYALIGRKSRGITTAPASLEGRKLGTAAIDASFAQWPLFKSLNKIDDSKIRIETIGLPVREPMLASGEIDALFAFGPSTAVSLRARGVPGDDIVLMEMAEHGLLLYGSAVIVSGKLIASKPDAVRGLVRAVMRGIRDVAVNPGVGAQFVLRRNESAQAEVERDRLAAVIERNVLTSYVRAHGLGGIDRERWAKALDQLALAGAFRDKARAGDAFTDAYLPPASERMF; encoded by the coding sequence ATGCCGATCGCTTCGCCCTCTCGTTCCTCGATGCCGAGCCGGCGCGGGTTCGGACAATTGGCGGCAGGAGCTGCATTGGCCTGCTTCGCCGGGGGCGGGACGGCTCATGCGGAGGGAAACACCGCCATCCGCTTTGCGCTGGATCGCCGTTTCGACGCGCTGACGGCGCCTTTCCTGGCGGCGCAGGACAAGGGCTATTTCGGCGCCGAGGGGCTCGATGTCGTGATCGAGCCGGGCAATGGCGCACGCGCCATGCTGCAGCGCATGGCGGCCGGTGTGCAGGATGCCGGCTTCGGCGACATCAATGCTCTCATCCGTTTCCGCGACGAGAATCCAGGCGCTGATCTCAAGGCGGTGATGATCGTCCATGACCGGCCGGGCTATGCCCTGATCGGCCGCAAGAGCCGGGGGATAACCACCGCGCCGGCGAGCCTCGAAGGGCGCAAGCTCGGCACGGCCGCCATCGATGCCAGCTTCGCGCAATGGCCGCTTTTCAAGAGCCTCAACAAGATCGACGACAGCAAGATCAGGATCGAGACGATCGGCCTGCCGGTGCGCGAGCCGATGCTGGCCTCCGGCGAGATCGATGCACTCTTCGCCTTCGGTCCTTCCACCGCCGTCTCGCTTCGGGCGCGTGGCGTGCCCGGCGACGATATCGTGCTGATGGAAATGGCAGAGCATGGCCTCCTGCTCTATGGCAGCGCGGTGATCGTGTCTGGCAAGCTGATCGCAAGCAAGCCGGATGCCGTGCGTGGGCTCGTGCGCGCCGTGATGCGCGGCATCCGCGATGTCGCGGTCAATCCGGGCGTCGGCGCGCAATTCGTCCTGCGCCGCAACGAGAGCGCACAGGCCGAAGTCGAGCGCGACAGGCTCGCCGCAGTGATCGAGCGCAACGTGCTGACGTCTTATGTGCGCGCGCATGGTCTTGGCGGGATCGATCGGGAGCGCTGGGCGAAGGCACTGGACCAACTCGCTTTGGCCGGCGCGTTCCGCGACAAGGCAAGGGCAGGCGACGCCTTCACGGATGCCTATCTGCCGCCGGCAAGCGAACGCATGTTCTGA